From a single Ignavibacteria bacterium genomic region:
- a CDS encoding S46 family peptidase, with translation MFLFNKYRKTFLLIIGIVSISFFAAKAVPEKPLPEKGMPDLDEGMYPLSEIHNIALKQAGLRIDPLEVYNPNGISLVDALVNVGGCTGSFISGEGLIITNHHCVFGALQAASTLEHDYIENGFKASAKEEEIEAKGLSCRITDSYEDVSAKILKAADGITDPAERSRAMEKKRIELVKEAESKDKTIRAEVSEMFEGQTYVLFRYRLIRDVRIVYVPPRSIGEFGGESDNWVWPRHTGDFSFVRAYVAKDGSPAPYSKDNVPFKPKKFLKVNPNGVNEEDFVFILGYPGRTFRHKPSEFLKFQEKYQLPYISELYDFQIAAMEKMGENNHELAIRFASRIKGLANVTKNYKGKLKGLRSLSLVDKKRREEKDLQAFIDNDPSLKAQYGSVLPETEKAYKSMFRTAKRDLWMGQIYRSSTLLRLADLALDYAIDSKKPESERKQAYLNMPELKKNISVIYGTFGLEADKVFLKRMLQDASEFPEGSRISSVDKIAREKGNAKAIDEYIEKAFNNNRLSDVEYFLKLLTKSYDELVSLNNPIITLALDLRKEASSYEDEKRALEGTLDELSARLIEVKRLWQKKSFIPDANSTLRLTYGHVRGYSPADAVYNSPFTTLQGVIEKSYLGGEYRIPEKLRELYENKDFGRFYSEKAKGLPVALLYDMDTTGGNSGSPIMNAYGELIGVNFDRTYEATINDYAWNEDYSRSIGVDIRYVLWVTQKIGGADFILSELGVNL, from the coding sequence ATGTTTTTGTTTAACAAGTACAGGAAGACTTTTCTTCTTATAATCGGTATTGTCTCCATATCGTTCTTTGCGGCTAAGGCTGTGCCCGAAAAACCACTGCCCGAAAAAGGCATGCCGGATCTGGATGAAGGGATGTACCCCTTAAGTGAAATCCATAACATCGCCTTAAAGCAGGCGGGCTTAAGGATTGATCCTTTGGAAGTATATAATCCAAACGGCATCAGCCTCGTAGATGCACTGGTAAATGTAGGAGGATGCACAGGAAGCTTCATCTCCGGCGAAGGCCTTATTATTACAAACCACCACTGCGTCTTCGGCGCTCTGCAGGCCGCCAGTACACTAGAACACGACTATATTGAAAATGGTTTCAAAGCCTCTGCAAAGGAAGAGGAGATTGAAGCCAAAGGGCTCAGCTGCCGTATTACGGATTCATATGAAGACGTTTCGGCAAAAATCCTGAAAGCAGCCGATGGAATTACCGACCCTGCTGAAAGATCCAGGGCAATGGAGAAAAAAAGAATAGAGCTGGTAAAAGAAGCTGAAAGCAAGGATAAAACCATAAGAGCTGAAGTTTCTGAAATGTTTGAAGGACAAACATACGTCCTCTTCAGGTACAGGCTTATCCGCGACGTAAGAATAGTTTACGTTCCCCCGCGCTCTATAGGGGAGTTCGGCGGAGAATCTGATAACTGGGTCTGGCCGCGCCATACGGGTGACTTTTCATTTGTAAGAGCATATGTTGCAAAAGACGGCTCCCCCGCGCCATACTCAAAGGACAACGTTCCTTTTAAGCCGAAAAAATTCCTGAAGGTTAATCCCAATGGCGTTAACGAGGAAGACTTTGTCTTTATTCTAGGTTACCCGGGCAGGACTTTCCGCCATAAGCCTTCAGAGTTCCTGAAGTTCCAGGAAAAATATCAGCTCCCCTACATCTCTGAACTTTATGACTTCCAGATTGCCGCAATGGAGAAGATGGGAGAGAATAATCACGAACTTGCAATCCGCTTTGCTTCAAGAATTAAGGGGCTTGCAAACGTGACAAAGAACTATAAAGGGAAGCTGAAAGGCCTCAGATCGCTTTCACTTGTAGATAAAAAACGCCGTGAGGAAAAGGACCTTCAGGCATTTATAGATAATGACCCTTCACTTAAAGCACAGTACGGAAGTGTGCTCCCGGAAACCGAAAAGGCTTATAAGAGCATGTTCAGAACTGCAAAACGCGACCTGTGGATGGGACAGATTTACAGATCTTCCACACTCCTCAGGCTTGCCGACCTGGCACTGGACTATGCAATTGATTCAAAAAAACCCGAAAGTGAAAGAAAGCAGGCTTATCTTAATATGCCTGAGCTAAAGAAAAATATTTCCGTTATCTACGGCACATTCGGCCTTGAGGCAGACAAGGTCTTCCTAAAAAGAATGCTTCAGGATGCCTCGGAGTTTCCTGAAGGATCCAGAATAAGCTCTGTAGATAAGATAGCCAGGGAAAAAGGCAACGCTAAAGCTATTGATGAATATATTGAGAAAGCTTTTAACAACAACAGACTTTCCGATGTAGAGTATTTCCTGAAACTTCTTACAAAAAGCTATGACGAGCTTGTTTCATTAAATAACCCCATCATTACTCTGGCCTTAGACTTAAGAAAAGAGGCTTCATCTTATGAAGATGAAAAAAGAGCGCTTGAAGGAACACTTGATGAACTCTCGGCAAGACTCATTGAAGTAAAAAGGCTCTGGCAGAAAAAGTCCTTTATTCCTGACGCCAACTCTACGCTCAGGCTTACCTACGGACACGTCAGGGGCTATTCACCTGCAGACGCTGTTTATAATTCTCCTTTTACCACTCTTCAGGGGGTAATTGAAAAGAGCTACCTTGGAGGTGAATACAGAATACCTGAAAAACTCCGCGAGCTTTATGAGAATAAGGATTTCGGACGCTTCTACAGCGAAAAAGCTAAAGGCCTGCCGGTTGCTCTTCTCTACGACATGGATACAACAGGCGGCAACTCAGGAAGCCCTATAATGAATGCCTACGGGGAACTAATAGGGGTTAACTTCGACAGGACATATGAGGCAACAATTAATGACTACGCCTGGAATGAAGACTACAGCCGCTCAATCGGCGTGGATATCCGCTATGTGCTCTGGGTTACACAGAAAATTGGCGGAGCAGATTTTATCTTAAGCGAACTGGGTGTTAATCTTTAA
- the recG gene encoding ATP-dependent DNA helicase RecG yields the protein MNNPNTNTLEHSVKFIKSVGPKRAESFAKVGIETIRQILYYFPTKYLDRSTTLNAAKVYGHIVNGYEGEVTIIGQVLDKEKIRYGKKEILKVKMRDASGFFECVWFQGIRYMQLLFNPGEHYAVSSKPVLTKYGHLQFVHPDFDKITEDESQRFLNTGKIIPFYRVSKELRSTNIGDLSLRKIISAAVETYADDLGETLTPEIIEQYKLPGIREAVKNIHFPPSKEELERAQLRFKFEELFYIELLVALRKYNIQEQLPGYSMKVRSHLVADFLKTLPFDLTRAQLGVLSDIRHDMERNKPMNRLLQGDVGSGKTIVALIAMLIAKDNGFQSALMAPTEILADQHYKNITRMLEGFDIKVSLLVGGQKKSEKQKNKSMIEMNESDIVIGTHALFEEAVTFNNLGLIVIDEQHRFGVVQRSRLITKGHSPDVLVMTATPIPRTLSMTIYGDLDVSVIKEMPKDRIAIKTSLRGEASLPNIYKFIVDKAREGYQSFIIYPLVKESDKIELKAAETHFVELKETHLKELRIAMVHGQMSWQEKEEAMMRFARKEFDVLVATTVIEVGIDIPDANIIVINDAERFGLSQLHQLRGRVGRSNKQAYCILVTKDEYAERTNNFSADFEYMSPSQIEKNKAVARLHSMVKYTSGFELSEIDLKLRGPGDIFGTKQSGFPELKYADVVNDTQILVEAKAAAFSLISSDPKLKAPENGLIKENLLRSYRENLAYARIA from the coding sequence ATGAATAACCCGAATACAAATACACTGGAACATTCTGTAAAGTTCATTAAGTCCGTAGGGCCCAAGAGGGCTGAATCGTTTGCCAAGGTGGGTATTGAGACCATAAGGCAGATTCTTTACTATTTTCCTACCAAATACCTGGACCGTTCCACTACGCTGAACGCCGCAAAGGTATACGGGCACATTGTAAACGGCTACGAGGGTGAAGTTACCATAATAGGGCAGGTGCTCGATAAGGAGAAGATCCGTTATGGTAAAAAAGAGATACTGAAAGTAAAGATGCGCGACGCAAGCGGATTTTTTGAATGTGTCTGGTTCCAGGGTATCAGGTACATGCAGCTGCTTTTTAATCCGGGCGAGCATTATGCTGTTTCATCCAAGCCTGTACTTACAAAATACGGCCACCTGCAGTTTGTGCATCCCGATTTCGACAAGATCACCGAAGATGAGTCGCAGCGTTTCTTAAACACCGGCAAAATTATTCCTTTCTACCGCGTTTCAAAGGAATTACGCTCGACAAATATAGGGGACCTGAGCCTGAGAAAGATCATCAGTGCTGCCGTGGAAACCTATGCTGATGACTTGGGTGAGACACTTACGCCTGAAATAATAGAGCAGTATAAGCTCCCGGGCATTCGGGAGGCGGTAAAGAACATACACTTCCCTCCTTCAAAAGAAGAGCTTGAACGCGCGCAGCTGCGCTTTAAGTTTGAAGAGCTCTTTTATATTGAGCTTCTTGTTGCCTTAAGGAAATATAACATTCAGGAGCAGCTTCCGGGCTATTCCATGAAAGTAAGAAGCCATCTTGTAGCTGACTTTCTTAAAACGCTTCCTTTTGACCTTACACGGGCACAGCTCGGGGTCTTAAGCGATATAAGGCATGATATGGAAAGGAATAAGCCGATGAACCGGCTTCTGCAGGGGGATGTAGGCAGCGGCAAGACCATTGTAGCCCTTATTGCAATGCTGATAGCAAAGGATAACGGCTTCCAGTCGGCGCTCATGGCGCCCACGGAGATTCTGGCAGACCAGCACTATAAAAATATCACGCGCATGCTGGAAGGATTTGATATAAAGGTGAGCCTGCTTGTAGGGGGGCAGAAGAAATCCGAAAAGCAGAAGAATAAGTCAATGATTGAAATGAATGAAAGCGACATTGTTATCGGCACGCACGCACTCTTTGAAGAAGCGGTTACTTTTAACAACCTCGGCCTCATTGTAATTGACGAGCAGCACCGCTTCGGAGTTGTTCAGCGTTCAAGACTTATTACCAAAGGGCACTCGCCCGACGTGCTGGTTATGACTGCCACACCAATTCCAAGGACTTTGTCGATGACAATTTACGGTGACCTGGATGTTTCAGTAATAAAGGAAATGCCTAAAGACAGGATTGCAATTAAAACCTCTTTAAGAGGCGAGGCAAGTCTTCCAAACATATATAAATTCATAGTTGATAAGGCCAGGGAGGGCTATCAGTCGTTTATTATCTATCCCCTGGTAAAAGAATCCGATAAAATTGAGCTTAAGGCAGCTGAAACCCACTTTGTTGAGCTCAAGGAGACGCATCTGAAGGAGTTAAGGATAGCCATGGTGCATGGACAGATGTCCTGGCAGGAAAAAGAAGAGGCTATGATGCGCTTTGCCAGAAAAGAGTTTGACGTGCTGGTTGCAACAACTGTTATTGAGGTAGGAATAGATATTCCGGATGCCAATATAATAGTTATTAATGATGCCGAACGTTTCGGCCTTTCACAGCTGCATCAGTTAAGGGGAAGAGTGGGAAGGAGCAACAAGCAGGCATACTGCATTCTTGTAACAAAAGATGAATACGCCGAAAGGACAAATAATTTCAGCGCCGACTTTGAGTATATGTCACCTTCGCAGATAGAGAAGAATAAAGCCGTGGCAAGGCTGCATTCCATGGTAAAGTATACGAGCGGGTTCGAACTTTCGGAAATTGACCTTAAGCTAAGAGGTCCGGGTGATATATTCGGGACAAAGCAGAGCGGCTTTCCTGAACTGAAGTACGCAGACGTTGTAAATGACACTCAGATACTTGTGGAGGCTAAAGCAGCTGCATTCAGCCTTATCAGTTCAGATCCTAAGCTTAAGGCTCCGGAGAACGGACTGATTAAGGAGAACCTGCTTAGAAGCTACCGTGAAAATCTCGCCTATGCGAGGATTGCATAG
- a CDS encoding glycosyltransferase family 2 protein, whose amino-acid sequence MIKISSIILAKDEEHNIARCIDSQAGCVDEIIVIVDSRTKDNTLNILKEKGVVYEVCQWQGYARTKEYALSKASNDWIFWIDADEALTPELKNEILEFKMGKPAFSAYSVPRKANFLGRWIMHSGWYPGRVERLFSKSRAHFSNKDVHEHLVVEGETGRLRHDLEHYTDPSIKHYFDKFNIYTSLAAEELFKKNRSASLKDILLRPPFLFFKMYIMKLGFLDGLNGFMLAVFSSLYVFTKYCKLWELNKASKEKA is encoded by the coding sequence ATGATAAAGATATCTTCCATCATCCTTGCAAAGGATGAAGAACATAATATTGCTCGATGCATCGACAGCCAGGCGGGCTGTGTTGACGAAATTATAGTCATTGTAGACAGCAGGACCAAGGACAATACGCTTAATATCCTGAAGGAAAAAGGTGTAGTCTACGAAGTCTGCCAGTGGCAGGGGTATGCCAGGACAAAGGAGTATGCTCTTTCGAAAGCCTCAAACGACTGGATATTCTGGATTGATGCCGATGAAGCCCTGACGCCTGAGCTTAAAAATGAAATACTTGAATTCAAAATGGGCAAGCCCGCATTCAGCGCTTATTCAGTTCCACGCAAGGCAAATTTCCTTGGAAGGTGGATTATGCACAGCGGCTGGTATCCGGGGCGCGTTGAAAGGCTTTTTAGTAAAAGCCGTGCGCATTTCAGCAACAAGGATGTTCATGAGCATCTTGTTGTGGAAGGTGAAACAGGGAGATTGAGGCACGACCTGGAGCATTATACCGATCCTTCAATCAAGCATTACTTCGATAAATTTAACATTTACACGTCACTTGCTGCTGAAGAGCTCTTTAAGAAAAACAGGAGTGCGTCTTTGAAGGATATACTTCTCAGGCCGCCATTTCTTTTCTTTAAGATGTATATAATGAAACTGGGTTTTCTGGACGGCCTTAACGGCTTTATGCTGGCCGTATTTTCATCACTTTATGTTTTTACAAAGTATTGCAAGCTCTGGGAATTAAACAAGGCTTCCAAAGAAAAGGCGTAA
- a CDS encoding D-alanine--D-alanine ligase, whose protein sequence is MNVAITFNVKPEEESLTEPPSSKEELTSERSVLPQTSTSYNDVYAEWDSFETIDAVNKALSLYHNVTLVEANDLAFEKLKCLRPDIVFNIAEGMNGISREAQIPAMLDMLNIPYTGSDPLTLATCLDKARTKEILSFYNIKTPRFITASGLDDLKDFSLRFPVMIKPVGEGSSKGIFDSSFIRDFEGLKEALLSNSRTYGQPSLIEEFLPGREFTVAIIGNDDDATVLPIVEINFSELPGGMAPIYSYEAKWIVDRRENPLEIFTCPAGLSAALEEKIKSAALNTYKTLRCRDWSRIDVRLDAEGEPNIIEVNPLPGILPDPKDNSCFPKAARAAGMNYEEMLNRVLYVSAKRHNLI, encoded by the coding sequence ATGAATGTTGCAATTACATTTAATGTTAAACCCGAAGAGGAGTCTTTAACAGAACCTCCGTCTTCGAAAGAAGAATTAACCTCAGAACGATCTGTCCTGCCTCAGACTTCTACTTCATACAATGACGTTTATGCTGAGTGGGATTCCTTTGAAACCATAGATGCTGTAAATAAGGCGCTTTCACTTTACCACAATGTAACCTTAGTTGAAGCAAATGACCTGGCTTTTGAGAAATTAAAATGCCTTAGGCCCGATATTGTATTTAATATTGCCGAAGGAATGAACGGCATTAGCCGTGAGGCACAGATTCCGGCAATGCTCGATATGCTGAATATACCATATACAGGAAGTGACCCGCTTACGCTTGCAACATGCCTGGATAAGGCAAGAACAAAAGAAATTTTATCATTTTATAACATAAAGACCCCGCGCTTCATTACGGCTTCAGGCCTGGATGATCTTAAAGACTTTTCCTTGAGATTTCCTGTCATGATCAAGCCCGTAGGTGAAGGCTCAAGCAAGGGAATATTCGATTCTTCGTTTATCAGAGACTTTGAAGGGCTGAAGGAAGCCTTATTAAGCAACAGCAGAACATACGGACAGCCTTCTTTGATCGAAGAATTCCTTCCCGGAAGGGAATTTACAGTAGCCATAATCGGTAATGACGATGATGCCACGGTGCTCCCGATCGTAGAAATTAACTTTAGTGAACTTCCCGGCGGAATGGCGCCTATCTATTCCTACGAGGCAAAGTGGATTGTGGACAGAAGAGAAAATCCGCTGGAGATTTTTACATGTCCGGCCGGGCTTAGTGCTGCTCTGGAAGAGAAGATCAAGAGTGCTGCATTAAATACATATAAGACTCTGCGCTGCCGCGACTGGAGCCGTATTGACGTAAGGCTTGACGCGGAAGGTGAGCCGAACATTATTGAAGTAAACCCTCTGCCGGGTATACTGCCCGACCCGAAAGACAATTCCTGCTTCCCGAAGGCAGCACGTGCCGCAGGAATGAATTATGAAGAGATGCTAAACCGTGTTTTATATGTTTCAGCTAAAAGGCATAACCTTATATGA